From the genome of Schaalia dentiphila ATCC 17982, one region includes:
- a CDS encoding DUF2079 domain-containing protein, which yields MKGPDRLAVGRFIATWWLPAVIACAVGALYVCYSVAQWRALVAPSWDLGIFAEAVQAYSRFEAPIVPIKGPGYNLLGDHFHPILALLGPIFRLFPSALTLLVVQDLLIAASVLPIARLAQRLLGRGGALLVGLAYGLGWGLQGAVGAQFHEVCMAVPLLAFGGVAFVERRWGACMAWLAPLVLVKEDLGLTVFVAGLALAWRRRGEGRSAVLRSIAYALFGIVAFVVTVKVLLPAMNPAGTWAYSLDGAATGAGTPTGGTTAARAIPSLWDILTTPSVKLVTLIVLAAGAGFVGTASPWFALVAPTLAWRFAGSLESYYGWDSWHYNAVLVPIAACSLLDVIDQWLAPERAAADLAAQSRDEAPASSNLGWRVAAWAVACVPAASLALTASSLPLWHLPDLKEDPRMAAALGALDAVPEGVSVETDTTLLARLVPGREVYWVGTTGTMDTPPEYVVIDARSYAWGDQQVDAESWGSAAHPGHSYETVYAKQGFRVARRTS from the coding sequence GTGAAGGGCCCGGATCGATTAGCCGTCGGTCGCTTCATCGCGACCTGGTGGCTACCAGCCGTCATTGCGTGCGCCGTCGGCGCGCTCTATGTCTGCTACTCGGTGGCGCAGTGGCGTGCGCTCGTCGCCCCCTCCTGGGACCTGGGCATCTTCGCCGAGGCCGTCCAGGCATACTCGCGCTTCGAGGCGCCCATCGTCCCCATCAAGGGGCCGGGCTACAACCTGCTGGGCGATCACTTCCACCCGATCCTGGCGCTCCTGGGACCGATCTTTCGTCTCTTCCCCTCGGCGCTCACCCTCCTCGTCGTCCAGGACCTGCTGATCGCCGCGTCGGTCCTGCCCATCGCGCGCCTCGCGCAGCGCCTCCTCGGCCGAGGCGGTGCCCTCCTCGTCGGGCTTGCCTACGGGCTCGGGTGGGGGTTGCAGGGCGCGGTCGGTGCCCAGTTCCACGAGGTCTGCATGGCCGTCCCGCTGCTGGCGTTCGGGGGTGTCGCCTTCGTCGAGCGGCGCTGGGGTGCGTGCATGGCGTGGCTGGCGCCCCTCGTCCTTGTCAAGGAGGATCTCGGGCTGACGGTCTTCGTTGCTGGCCTCGCTCTCGCGTGGCGGCGCCGAGGCGAAGGGCGGTCTGCTGTCCTGCGGTCGATAGCGTACGCGCTGTTCGGTATCGTCGCATTTGTGGTGACGGTGAAGGTGCTGCTCCCGGCGATGAACCCGGCGGGCACGTGGGCCTATTCCCTCGATGGTGCCGCGACGGGCGCGGGCACGCCGACCGGCGGAACCACCGCCGCGCGCGCAATCCCTTCCCTGTGGGACATTCTGACGACCCCCTCTGTCAAGCTCGTGACCCTCATCGTGCTGGCCGCCGGGGCCGGCTTTGTGGGCACTGCCTCCCCGTGGTTCGCGCTGGTGGCCCCGACGCTCGCGTGGCGCTTCGCGGGCTCGCTGGAGAGCTACTACGGCTGGGACTCGTGGCACTACAACGCAGTGCTCGTTCCCATCGCGGCGTGCTCGCTGCTCGACGTCATCGACCAGTGGCTCGCGCCCGAGCGCGCCGCCGCCGATTTGGCGGCGCAATCTCGTGACGAGGCCCCGGCCTCGTCGAACCTGGGCTGGCGCGTGGCGGCCTGGGCGGTGGCGTGCGTGCCCGCTGCGTCGTTGGCTCTCACGGCCTCGTCCCTTCCGTTGTGGCACCTGCCCGACCTCAAGGAGGATCCGCGCATGGCCGCCGCCCTCGGCGCGCTCGACGCGGTGCCCGAGGGGGTGAGCGTCGAAACTGACACGACGCTGCTTGCGCGCCTCGTGCCCGGTCGTGAGGTCTACTGGGTGGGAACGACCGGCACCATGGATACCCCTCCGGAGTATGTCGTCATCGACGCGCGCTCCTACGCGTGGGGTGACCAGCAGGTCGACGCCGAGTCGTGGGGGAGCGCCGCCCACCCCGGCCACTCATACGAGACCGTCTACGCCAAGCAGGGCTTCCGCGTCGCGCGACGCACCTCGTGA
- a CDS encoding glycosyltransferase: MNYPAGSRGSQPQRVAAVIAAHNVGRAVAATVRACRAIPSVDLLIVVDDGSTDDTGRAARAAGAVVVRHSVERGRASAIETGVKVAAMRDRPDGPPRHILLLSPDLGESAVEATALVEAVFARQADMAIAVPATGREYSGYGPGVARRLIRRKTGWNCHYPLSYQRCLTREAIDAAMPFAGRYVLEASTTINVLRAGLSVMEVPCNFAHSGADRSLGSLNRPARMFDAVRATVSQLFHSDARSKRRADHEQGIGVPYPAPASARDEAEASDPSDARRTEMVG, from the coding sequence GTGAACTATCCCGCCGGATCTCGAGGTTCCCAGCCGCAGCGCGTCGCCGCCGTCATCGCTGCGCACAACGTCGGACGCGCCGTCGCGGCCACCGTGCGCGCATGCCGCGCGATACCCAGCGTTGACCTCCTCATTGTCGTCGACGATGGTTCCACGGACGACACCGGCCGCGCCGCCCGTGCCGCCGGCGCCGTCGTCGTGCGCCACTCCGTCGAGCGAGGGCGCGCCTCGGCGATCGAGACCGGCGTGAAGGTCGCCGCCATGCGCGACCGCCCCGACGGGCCGCCCCGCCACATCCTGCTCCTGTCGCCCGACCTCGGGGAGTCCGCGGTCGAGGCCACCGCCCTCGTCGAGGCCGTCTTTGCGCGCCAGGCCGACATGGCGATCGCCGTCCCAGCCACGGGACGCGAGTACTCGGGCTACGGGCCGGGCGTCGCCCGCCGGCTCATCCGCCGCAAGACCGGCTGGAACTGCCACTACCCCCTCAGCTACCAGCGCTGCCTGACGCGCGAGGCCATCGACGCAGCCATGCCCTTCGCGGGCCGCTACGTGCTCGAGGCCTCCACGACGATCAACGTTCTGCGCGCGGGGCTCTCCGTCATGGAGGTCCCCTGCAACTTCGCGCACTCGGGCGCGGACCGCTCGCTCGGCTCGCTCAACCGCCCGGCACGCATGTTCGATGCCGTGCGCGCCACGGTTAGCCAGCTCTTCCACTCCGACGCGCGCTCGAAGCGCCGCGCCGACCATGAACAGGGGATCGGCGTGCCCTACCCGGCCCCCGCCTCGGCCCGCGACGAGGCGGAGGCCTCTGATCCTTCCGACGCGCGCCGCACGGAGATGGTCGGGTGA
- a CDS encoding MFS transporter translates to MKPLRTWLTVAGVVAIGDQAFFVTLSLFLLSFYGSAIAASFLTVASVTRLCLILAGGYAADRWSPYRCVQVGLALRIVAFLLVGCDSLQGPHVPLLSCGIVLFGAGDGLYLPSSGALLKRLTSHGDFSRTISWVQVITSVATGLAGASSGFSFETVPLHALFLTFALLAAVALALFCAIPNVAAATQADDQPPQTQAPSIASVSLKEVVTRNGGTVAIGLVTALLIDASLSGIMNIVLPARYLELGWGGGTFGAAVCVFALGGVVGGLIASRIPSDRTTARNRVINCGILVFAALTCAQYIAVSSSLSLLLVAASGFGAGVVAPTLIGDIMNSTPESFAGRIYSAINLVTYGSAPVAYAACGFIMTRFSTSAPFLVGAVLLALGGLARIIATFKSS, encoded by the coding sequence CTCGTTCTACGGATCCGCAATTGCAGCTTCCTTCCTGACTGTCGCCTCGGTGACCCGGCTGTGTCTGATCCTCGCTGGAGGATACGCTGCGGATCGCTGGTCTCCCTACCGCTGCGTCCAAGTGGGGCTCGCATTACGCATCGTCGCCTTCCTTCTCGTCGGCTGCGACTCCCTGCAAGGCCCACATGTTCCCCTCCTGTCGTGCGGCATCGTTCTCTTCGGCGCGGGCGACGGTCTCTACCTGCCTTCTTCGGGCGCGCTCCTCAAGCGGCTGACCTCCCACGGGGACTTCTCTCGCACTATCTCCTGGGTCCAGGTCATCACGAGTGTCGCAACGGGACTCGCTGGCGCATCGAGCGGATTCAGCTTTGAAACCGTCCCCTTACACGCGTTGTTTCTGACGTTTGCGCTGCTAGCAGCAGTCGCACTCGCATTGTTCTGCGCGATTCCAAACGTCGCCGCAGCAACACAAGCAGACGACCAACCCCCGCAGACTCAGGCTCCCTCTATTGCTTCCGTCTCCCTCAAGGAGGTCGTCACACGAAATGGGGGAACCGTCGCAATCGGCCTGGTCACCGCTCTCCTGATCGACGCATCGCTATCCGGGATCATGAACATCGTGCTCCCAGCACGCTACCTTGAACTCGGATGGGGAGGTGGGACCTTTGGTGCCGCAGTGTGCGTCTTTGCCCTCGGTGGCGTTGTCGGAGGACTCATCGCATCGCGTATTCCCAGCGACCGCACAACAGCGCGCAACAGGGTTATCAACTGTGGGATCCTCGTGTTTGCCGCGCTTACTTGCGCCCAGTACATCGCAGTTTCGAGTTCACTATCACTGCTCCTCGTCGCCGCTTCAGGTTTCGGCGCTGGAGTAGTCGCACCGACTCTGATCGGCGATATCATGAACAGCACCCCCGAGTCCTTCGCTGGGCGCATCTACTCTGCTATCAACCTGGTGACCTACGGATCAGCGCCCGTCGCCTACGCGGCATGCGGATTCATCATGACTCGTTTCTCGACCTCCGCGCCCTTCCTGGTTGGCGCGGTGTTGCTCGCACTCGGAGGACTCGCAAGGATCATCGCGACATTCAAGTCTTCCTAG